From Weissella diestrammenae, a single genomic window includes:
- a CDS encoding lipopolysaccharide biosynthesis protein yields the protein MKGQFFRNFIYGTLPNFIYALLQFVILLIIPNLISVKNYGLYQIYMFYMSYITLMQFGWSEGMYVNYGGLTYRQLDRRSIASQFKVFSGWTIFVAVLMILIGELFFKSDMAFIVVALGIATLLTNLRNYANNILLATSRIAAFSLINVFGTTVNLGLVLLLLAVQQITYQTVIIANLMAILVSLMSLLFKTRDVLFSKPQVVVPWQTIKHHLRRGSKILFASLSTIIIIGIIRFFIQQAWDTATFARISLPLSFSNIMMLFISSLALLVFPSLNRQNHQIILNGFKVLQLGIKLILLSGLLAFFPLRVMIDHLIPKYTSSIQYMAIIFPAVFFQAKFEILNTTFMKILGLEIALVKINLVSFAISFGLGVISVYGYHNLMLAIASIIVVMATKSILGDYYLHTKMKFSLVSQTLPEIIVVVLFIICASMSNVVIGFLSYLAIVLVLIWQKRQIIRDMYVNMRQ from the coding sequence ATGAAAGGGCAATTTTTTCGAAATTTCATTTACGGGACATTGCCCAATTTTATTTATGCACTTTTACAATTCGTCATTCTATTAATTATTCCGAATTTGATTTCGGTTAAAAATTATGGTTTGTATCAAATCTACATGTTTTATATGTCTTATATCACCTTAATGCAGTTTGGGTGGAGCGAAGGCATGTATGTCAATTATGGTGGGCTAACTTATCGACAGCTTGATCGGCGTAGTATTGCTAGTCAATTCAAAGTATTTAGTGGTTGGACCATTTTTGTAGCGGTTTTGATGATCCTTATCGGAGAATTATTTTTCAAATCCGATATGGCCTTTATTGTCGTTGCATTAGGCATTGCGACGTTGCTCACTAATCTACGTAACTATGCCAATAATATTTTATTGGCGACTAGTCGTATTGCTGCCTTTTCATTAATTAATGTGTTTGGTACCACCGTGAATTTAGGGTTGGTGCTGTTATTGCTAGCAGTACAACAAATCACGTATCAAACAGTAATCATTGCTAATTTGATGGCAATTTTGGTCAGCTTGATGAGCTTATTGTTTAAGACGCGCGACGTCTTATTTTCAAAGCCACAAGTAGTAGTGCCGTGGCAGACAATTAAGCATCATCTCAGGCGCGGTAGTAAAATTTTATTCGCTAGTTTATCGACAATTATCATTATAGGCATTATCCGTTTCTTCATTCAACAAGCGTGGGATACAGCAACATTTGCCCGAATATCATTACCTTTAAGCTTTTCAAATATTATGATGTTGTTCATATCGTCATTGGCGTTGCTTGTTTTCCCTAGTTTAAATCGCCAGAATCATCAAATAATACTCAATGGATTTAAGGTATTGCAATTGGGAATTAAATTAATTCTATTGAGCGGTTTGTTGGCCTTTTTTCCGTTAAGGGTTATGATTGATCATTTGATTCCAAAATATACGTCATCCATTCAGTATATGGCGATTATTTTCCCGGCCGTTTTTTTTCAGGCAAAATTTGAAATTCTGAATACAACATTTATGAAAATTCTAGGGCTGGAAATTGCACTCGTAAAAATTAATTTAGTGTCATTTGCTATCAGTTTTGGGCTGGGTGTAATTAGTGTTTATGGGTATCACAATCTCATGTTGGCGATTGCGTCAATTATTGTGGTGATGGCAACCAAAAGTATCCTTGGGGACTACTATCTGCATACGAAAATGAAGTTTTCGCTTGTTAGTCAGACATTACCAGAAATAATAGTTGTTGTTCTATTTATCATTTGCGCCTCAATGTCTAATGTCGTGATTGGATTTTTAAGTTACCTCGCAATTGTTTTGGTGTTGATTTGGCAGAAACGTCAAATCATCCGTGATATGTATGTTAATATGCGGCAATAA
- a CDS encoding sugar transferase, with translation MGEAVVRRRVNAKFLNLKVAGKGMYRRYFKRLIDVSFSAVAIVFISPVFLIVAALVKLTSRGPIIFQQERLAKGGDVFKMYKFRSMYLNSEVQGVYSDNKDPRLTPIGKWIRLFSLDELPQFFNVLKGDMSLIGPRPILTYMPFPIEEYTEDQLQVLSVRPGMTGWAQVHGRKEVQWADRFELNIWYVHHLSFYLDLKIFFITIYKVLGMHGNQSVGRTDIKIKADKS, from the coding sequence ATGGGTGAAGCAGTCGTGAGAAGAAGAGTAAATGCAAAGTTTTTGAATCTAAAAGTGGCGGGTAAAGGGATGTATCGTAGATATTTTAAAAGACTAATTGATGTCAGTTTTTCAGCTGTAGCGATTGTTTTTATATCGCCAGTTTTTTTAATCGTTGCTGCGTTAGTTAAGTTAACAAGTCGTGGACCAATTATTTTTCAACAGGAACGCTTAGCCAAAGGCGGTGACGTTTTTAAAATGTATAAATTTCGCTCGATGTATCTTAATTCTGAAGTACAAGGGGTCTATTCCGATAATAAAGATCCAAGGTTAACGCCAATTGGCAAGTGGATTCGGTTGTTTAGCTTGGATGAATTACCACAATTTTTTAATGTGTTAAAAGGCGATATGAGTTTGATTGGGCCTCGGCCCATATTGACATACATGCCATTTCCAATTGAAGAGTATACAGAGGACCAGTTACAAGTTCTTAGCGTGCGACCCGGTATGACTGGTTGGGCGCAAGTTCACGGACGTAAAGAAGTACAATGGGCTGATCGCTTTGAATTGAATATTTGGTATGTCCATCATTTGAGTTTTTATCTTGATTTAAAGATTTTTTTCATTACGATTTATAAAGTTTTGGGGATGCATGGTAATCAAAGTGTTGGTCGTACCGATATTAAAATCAAGGCAGATAAATCGTAA
- a CDS encoding glycosyltransferase, protein MIPKTIYYVWFGQSEKSAHLLHYLATWKKFAPDFNIVEINDRNFLFNKCPIVKALILEGKFAFAADIAKLYMVYQHGGIGMDIDVEMIKPLPDLLGDSQVLLTLESAGVINTPQFFAAEKEHIFIDELLRSMLKEYDNGASFVHLPKLGSKMLLAKGMSKRNVYQVVQGITILPSTYIVSNRFLGSEQVVDNTFAIHHLEGSWVKQSLIHRLRKNLSLIKRTYLEWWRNK, encoded by the coding sequence ATGATACCAAAAACAATTTATTATGTTTGGTTTGGACAAAGTGAAAAATCGGCGCACCTTTTGCATTATCTGGCGACTTGGAAAAAATTTGCTCCAGATTTTAACATTGTTGAAATTAATGACAGGAATTTTTTGTTTAATAAATGTCCAATTGTTAAGGCGCTGATATTAGAAGGTAAGTTTGCTTTCGCAGCTGATATTGCTAAGTTATATATGGTTTACCAGCATGGTGGTATTGGTATGGATATTGATGTTGAAATGATTAAACCACTCCCTGACCTTTTAGGTGACAGTCAGGTGCTTTTAACTTTGGAAAGTGCGGGCGTTATAAATACGCCTCAATTTTTTGCTGCAGAAAAGGAACATATTTTTATTGATGAGCTTTTGCGGTCGATGCTTAAAGAATATGATAACGGTGCAAGTTTTGTGCATTTACCAAAATTAGGGTCTAAAATGCTTTTAGCAAAAGGTATGTCTAAACGAAATGTATACCAAGTCGTTCAAGGGATTACCATTTTACCGTCGACTTATATCGTTTCAAATCGTTTTCTTGGCAGTGAGCAGGTGGTTGATAATACATTTGCTATTCATCATTTAGAAGGTTCATGGGTTAAACAATCATTGATACACCGATTAAGGAAGAATCTGTCATTGATTAAACGCACTTATTTGGAATGGTGGCGTAATAAATAG
- a CDS encoding glycosyltransferase yields MTDKNPSTDKKKQATNWPKYSILMSVYQNDQAEFLDRAIASMFAQTVPFDEFIIVVDGPILETVQAVLDQHQGRIKLLKLENNVGLGSALNYGLQHATNELIVRMDADDISLPERVEKQLAYLVAYPATEILSANIEEIDCFGQSTGLVKKMPVTNTEIRQMMVYRNPINHPAVVFKKSVIEAVGGYQDLYHHEDYFLWVRLFEQGHVFGNVDEVLVKMRMTQDSLRRRQGWQLFQSSTYLSRYMLTHTLMTRRQYRRRQGIYLVKTMMPVWLLKKVYQLLLRTKC; encoded by the coding sequence ATGACTGACAAAAACCCCTCGACTGATAAAAAAAAGCAAGCGACTAATTGGCCTAAATATTCGATTTTGATGAGTGTCTATCAAAACGATCAAGCTGAATTTCTCGATCGAGCGATTGCGAGTATGTTCGCACAGACGGTACCGTTTGATGAATTTATAATCGTTGTTGATGGACCAATTCTAGAGACTGTACAAGCTGTTTTAGATCAACATCAAGGCAGAATCAAATTGTTAAAACTTGAAAATAACGTGGGGCTAGGATCGGCGCTAAATTATGGCTTACAACATGCTACAAATGAGCTTATTGTGCGAATGGATGCCGACGATATATCGCTTCCAGAGCGCGTGGAAAAACAATTAGCTTATCTGGTCGCGTATCCGGCAACTGAGATACTATCTGCCAATATTGAAGAAATTGATTGTTTTGGTCAATCGACAGGATTGGTAAAAAAGATGCCGGTAACAAATACAGAAATTCGGCAAATGATGGTGTATCGAAATCCAATCAATCATCCAGCTGTTGTTTTCAAAAAAAGTGTGATTGAAGCAGTTGGTGGCTATCAGGATTTATATCACCATGAGGATTATTTTTTGTGGGTACGGCTCTTTGAGCAAGGACACGTATTTGGTAATGTGGACGAGGTGCTAGTCAAAATGCGAATGACTCAAGATAGTTTGCGTCGGCGACAAGGTTGGCAATTATTTCAAAGTAGTACCTATTTATCGCGATATATGTTGACACATACTTTGATGACACGTAGACAATACCGAAGAAGGCAAGGCATTTATTTGGTTAAAACAATGATGCCTGTGTGGTTATTGAAAAAAGTATATCAATTATTATTACGAACAAAATGCTAG
- a CDS encoding copper-translocating P-type ATPase, with amino-acid sequence MAEKSKQPTMQHAHDNEPVIDEQQMNMSDSMMMSATDKSDQPMTMAHDEHHANHMASMTESHDDQPMKMTEPTMSAHHDHMEMAMNHSNMSMGHHMHDMGAGHDDQMMHGGHMMHMGNMKRKLIVSLILTIPIILMSPMMGVHLPFMIEGLPYQSWLVMLIGAIILIYGGAPFYQGAVGELSAKKPAMMTLISMGITVAFGYSLYGTVLSTLHPHTMTMSFMWELATLIDIMLIGHLIEMNAVMRAGSAVDALTQLIPDVAHMQMATMVHDVPVETLHTNDLVIVKENERIPLDGQVTVGQPAIDESLLTGETKLVQKQIGDAVVGGALNGQTAFTMSVSHAADEGFVSQVKQMVTKAQNQKSAVENKADRVAGWLFYAALIVAMMTLIIWTALRGINVALPMVITVLIIACPHALGLAVPLVVARLTGIGAKNGLLIQNRTALEQVGKIKYAILDKTGTLTEGVFKVQKLIATADKSEQKVTAIMAALEQGSSHPLASGILKYAQQLEATIPQATNITGIPGAGVSGIIDGVKYALLSRAAVSELQLDGIVKIDGLTMSYLVQNDTQIIAAVAQGDQIKKEALQLIDYLHTQKIVTIMATGDNDSVAHSVGHQLGIDVIAADLKPADKLQMLHEYQKHGGVMFVGDGVNDGPSLAAADLSIAIGSGTDVAVSVADVVLMRSNPIDVIALLKLARQSNRKIVQNLWWGAGYNVIALPLAAGILAPIGITLSPMVGAVVMSFSTIIVAINAMRLRL; translated from the coding sequence ATGGCAGAAAAAAGTAAGCAACCGACAATGCAGCATGCACATGATAATGAGCCAGTAATTGATGAACAACAGATGAATATGTCGGATTCGATGATGATGTCAGCCACTGATAAGTCTGATCAGCCAATGACTATGGCGCATGATGAGCACCATGCAAATCACATGGCATCAATGACTGAGTCGCATGACGATCAGCCGATGAAGATGACAGAACCTACGATGAGTGCACATCACGACCATATGGAGATGGCAATGAACCATTCAAATATGTCGATGGGACATCACATGCATGATATGGGGGCCGGACACGACGATCAAATGATGCATGGTGGTCATATGATGCATATGGGGAATATGAAACGGAAGCTTATCGTTTCATTGATTTTGACGATTCCGATTATTTTGATGTCACCGATGATGGGCGTTCATTTACCATTTATGATTGAAGGATTGCCTTATCAATCATGGCTAGTCATGTTAATTGGGGCGATCATTTTGATTTATGGTGGGGCGCCTTTTTACCAAGGTGCAGTTGGTGAATTATCAGCCAAAAAGCCGGCAATGATGACCCTAATTAGTATGGGCATTACGGTGGCTTTTGGTTATAGCTTGTATGGTACGGTATTAAGTACCTTACACCCCCACACGATGACAATGAGTTTCATGTGGGAACTGGCTACCCTAATTGACATTATGTTGATTGGACATTTGATCGAAATGAACGCCGTGATGCGAGCTGGGTCAGCTGTCGACGCTTTAACACAACTGATACCAGACGTGGCACATATGCAAATGGCGACGATGGTGCATGATGTCCCAGTTGAGACATTGCACACAAATGACTTGGTTATCGTCAAAGAAAATGAACGGATTCCATTGGATGGTCAAGTGACGGTTGGTCAGCCAGCGATTGATGAGTCACTTCTAACTGGTGAAACAAAATTAGTCCAAAAGCAAATTGGTGATGCAGTTGTTGGTGGCGCATTGAATGGTCAGACTGCGTTTACAATGAGCGTCTCACATGCTGCAGATGAGGGCTTTGTGTCACAAGTTAAACAAATGGTGACCAAAGCACAAAATCAAAAATCCGCGGTTGAAAATAAAGCGGATCGGGTTGCTGGTTGGTTATTTTATGCGGCGTTAATTGTAGCCATGATGACCCTTATCATCTGGACAGCATTACGCGGCATTAATGTGGCATTACCAATGGTCATTACAGTTTTGATTATTGCGTGTCCACATGCTTTAGGATTGGCAGTACCATTGGTTGTTGCACGTTTAACTGGGATTGGTGCTAAAAATGGCTTACTTATTCAAAACCGAACCGCTTTAGAACAGGTTGGTAAAATTAAATATGCAATTTTAGACAAGACAGGAACCTTAACGGAGGGTGTCTTTAAAGTCCAGAAATTAATTGCCACTGCAGATAAGTCAGAACAAAAGGTCACTGCGATTATGGCTGCCTTGGAGCAGGGAAGTTCACATCCGTTGGCGTCAGGTATTTTAAAATATGCGCAACAACTTGAAGCCACTATCCCGCAGGCAACGAATATTACAGGCATTCCTGGGGCTGGTGTGAGTGGAATTATCGATGGGGTCAAGTATGCATTGTTGAGTCGAGCAGCTGTCAGCGAGTTGCAACTAGATGGTATTGTTAAAATTGATGGTTTGACAATGAGTTATTTAGTTCAAAATGATACGCAAATTATTGCTGCGGTTGCACAAGGTGACCAAATTAAAAAAGAAGCCTTGCAATTAATTGATTACTTGCATACACAGAAAATCGTAACCATTATGGCGACGGGGGATAATGATAGTGTTGCACATAGTGTTGGTCATCAATTAGGGATTGACGTGATTGCCGCTGATTTAAAACCAGCTGATAAACTACAAATGTTGCATGAATATCAAAAGCACGGTGGTGTGATGTTTGTCGGTGACGGTGTGAACGATGGCCCTTCGTTGGCAGCAGCAGATCTATCAATCGCTATTGGTTCTGGAACCGATGTCGCAGTGAGTGTCGCCGATGTCGTTTTGATGCGCTCAAATCCAATTGATGTGATTGCACTTTTGAAATTAGCTCGGCAATCAAATCGAAAAATTGTGCAGAACCTCTGGTGGGGAGCAGGTTATAATGTTATCGCGTTACCATTAGCAGCCGGAATATTGGCGCCAATTGGTATAACGCTTAGTCCCATGGTAGGGGCGGTGGTGATGTCGTTTTCAACGATTATTGTGGCGATTAACGCGATGCGCCTTCGTTTATAA
- a CDS encoding glycosyltransferase family 2 protein, giving the protein MESELSCATNKQTVSVIMPIYNQGEKCRIALESFARQTMPNFELLIIDNHSTDDSMVIVDEFANSFSNMQVITCEEQGVSHARNKGLAHACGDLIIFADPDDAVADNLIEKMLADMSENVQMVISGIVQLDFLSNRLIEKSGLKKSGQYSRNDMVRFIMKQPLLFGVTTKCFRRDVIDDFNVTFDQEMFLGEDLLFVMTYLTHIETVYFEANYLVDYYRHVQSATHCQKELLIFDAKRRRQGFLLWHRMIDLLTLMDPVALRTAKARLVIEKIQLLKYMKLTKHSSFQAYRQLYRQEIINAVIPVLIHRDVSLKYWLRYHIGLAAWVLMTYRTSNSKKPGE; this is encoded by the coding sequence ATGGAAAGTGAATTATCATGCGCAACAAACAAACAAACAGTTAGTGTCATCATGCCGATATATAATCAAGGTGAAAAATGTCGGATTGCATTGGAAAGCTTTGCAAGACAAACAATGCCTAATTTTGAATTACTAATTATTGATAATCACTCAACTGATGATTCAATGGTAATTGTTGATGAGTTTGCCAATTCATTTTCAAATATGCAGGTTATTACTTGTGAGGAGCAAGGGGTTAGTCATGCACGAAATAAAGGCCTAGCACATGCTTGTGGCGATTTGATTATTTTCGCTGATCCAGATGATGCAGTAGCCGATAATTTGATTGAAAAAATGTTGGCTGACATGTCTGAAAATGTGCAAATGGTGATAAGTGGGATTGTTCAGCTTGATTTTTTGAGTAATCGACTGATTGAGAAAAGTGGTTTGAAAAAATCTGGTCAGTATAGTCGAAACGATATGGTGCGTTTCATAATGAAACAACCTTTGTTATTTGGTGTAACGACTAAATGTTTTAGGCGAGACGTGATTGACGATTTTAATGTGACCTTTGACCAAGAGATGTTTTTAGGCGAAGATTTACTATTTGTGATGACCTATTTAACACATATTGAAACTGTGTATTTCGAAGCCAACTACTTAGTTGATTATTATCGACATGTGCAATCTGCAACCCATTGCCAGAAAGAGCTTCTGATCTTTGATGCTAAAAGAAGACGGCAAGGGTTCCTTTTGTGGCATCGGATGATTGACTTGTTAACACTGATGGATCCAGTGGCTTTAAGAACCGCCAAAGCGAGATTAGTGATCGAAAAAATTCAGCTCTTAAAGTATATGAAATTAACCAAACATTCAAGTTTTCAAGCCTATCGGCAGCTATATCGGCAAGAAATTATTAATGCTGTGATACCAGTGCTAATTCATCGTGATGTATCTCTGAAATACTGGTTGCGGTATCACATTGGTCTCGCAGCGTGGGTACTCATGACATACAGAACTTCAAATTCAAAAAAACCAGGAGAATAA